The following are encoded together in the Lathyrus oleraceus cultivar Zhongwan6 chromosome 3, CAAS_Psat_ZW6_1.0, whole genome shotgun sequence genome:
- the LOC127126297 gene encoding dehydration-responsive element-binding protein 2F: MDFAISPTVKTFTPTTTLCSYIFRSNNMQFQVSLITCSVLLYPLCVMDTSCKKSPLKPWKKGPTRGKGGPQNASCEYRGVRQRTWGKWVAEIREPKKRTRLWLGSFATAEEAAMAYDEAARRLYGPDAYLNLPHLQPHPISSIKTGKFKWLPSKKFISMFPSCGLLNVNAQPSVHLIHQRLQEFKQNAVAASQSLSSSSDDPKTEETQNVLQSEKNHATQNVLDSKKNHADDPLQEKDVQTSVNKIVGDLREEKPQIDLHEFLQQLGVLKEETHSSEQTESSGSSTVHEAVSRDDNDHLGIFSDMNINWEALIDMHGIEDIQESETTQHEAFDPNDQLNFSTSIWNF, encoded by the coding sequence ATGGATTTTGCTATTTCTCCAACCGTGAAAACATTTACACCAACCACCACTCTTTGCTCCTACATATTCCGCTCCAATAACATGCAATTCCAAGTATCACTCATCACTTGTTCTGTTCTACTATATCCTCTATGCGTTATGGATACATCATGCAAGAAATCTCCTTTGAAGCCATGGAAGAAAGGGCCGACAAGGGGCAAAGGTGGCCCCCAAAATGCTTCATGTGAGTATCGAGGCGTTCGTCAAAGAACATGGGGAAAATGGGTTGCTGAGATAAGAGAGCCAAAGAAGAGAACTAGGCTATGGCTTGGTTCTTTCGCCACGGCTGAAGAAGCTGCTATGGCTTATGATGAGGCTGCAAGGAGACTCTATGGACCAGATGCATACCTTAATCTTCCTCACCTGCAACCTCATCCTATTTCATCTATCAAAACTGGAAAGTTCAAGTGGTTGCCTTCGAAGAAATTCATTTCAATGTTTCCTTCTTGTGGACTACTCAACGTAAATGCTCAACCTAGTGTTCATTTAATCCATCAGAGGCTACAAGAGTTTAAGCAGAATGCAGTTGCTGCAAGTCAATCACTTTCTAGTTCATCGGACGATCCAAAGACAGAAGAAACTCAGAATGTACTACAGAGCGAGAAGAATCATGCAACCCAGAATGTACTAGACAGCAAAAAGAATCATGCAGATGATCCTCTTCAGGAAAAAGATGTTCAGACATCGGTGAATAAGATTGTTGGAGATCTTCGGGAGGAGAAACCACAGATAGACCTACATGAGTTTCTTCAACAGCTGGGAGTACTGAAAGAAGAAACACACTCCTCAGAACAAACTGAGAGTTCAGGAAGTTCAACAGTGCATGAAGCTGTGTCACGAGATGACAATGATCATTTGGGAATATTTTCAGACATGAATATTAATTGGGAGGCATTGATTGACATGCATGGAATTGAAGATATTCAGGAATCAGAAACCACCCAGCACGAAGCATTTGACCCGAATGACCAGCTTAATTTCTCAACTTCCATTTGGAATTTTTAA
- the LOC127126296 gene encoding uncharacterized protein LOC127126296 gives MERGATKKKSPPLSLDQFISITAPLLDLEKEAEISSSIATGASRNLDTAQKRGSTILNLKCVDVQTGLMGKSLIELQSTKADVLPAHKFGTHDVVVLKLNKADLGSPALGQGVVYRLKDSSITVAFDDIPEDGLNSPLRLEKVANEVTYHRMKEALVQLSKGVHKGPASDLIPVLFGERQPTVSKKDVSFTSINRNLDHSQKDAISKALSSKNVFLLHGPPGTGKTTTVVEIILQEVKRGSKILVCAASNIAVDNIVERLVPHRVKLVRIGHPARLLPQVLDSALDAQVLQGDNSGLANDIRKEMKVLNGKLLKTKEKNTRREIQKELRTLSREERKRQQLAVTDVIKTADVILTTLIGAFTKKLDRTSFDLVIIDEAAQALEIACWIPLLKGTRCILAGDHLQLPPTIQSVEAEKKGLGRTLFERLAELYGEEVTSMLAVQYRMHQLIMDWSSKELYNSKVKAHSSVAAHMLYDLENVKRTSSTEPTILLIDTTGCDMEEKKDEEDSTLNEGESEVAMAHAKRLVQSGVLPSDIGIITPYAAQVVLLKMLKNKENSLKDIEISTVDGFQGREKEAIIISMVRSNSKKEVGFLSDRRRMNVAVTRARRQCCIVCDTETVSNDGFLKRLVEYFEEHGEYQSASEYQN, from the exons ATGGAGAGAGGGGCGACTAAGAAGAAATCACCACCTCTCTCTTTGGACCAATTCATCTCTATCACTGCCCCTCTTCTCGACTTGGAAAAG GAGGCTGAGATATCGAGTTCAATCGCCACTGGTGCATCAAGGAATTTGGATACTGCTCAAAAGAGAGGATCAACAATCCTCAATTTGAAATGTGTGGATGTTCAG ACAGGACTTATGGGAAAGTCTCTGATCGAGCTCCAATCCACAAAAGCAGATGTTCTTCCTGCACACAAG TTTGGTACTCATGATGTTGTTGTTTTAAAACTCAACAAGGCTGATTTAGGTTCTCCTGCTCTTGGGCAAGGTGTAGTTTACAGATTAAAG GACTCATCAATTACTGTTGCTTTTGATGATATACCAGAAGATGGTTTAAACAGTCCCCTAAGGCTGGAAAAAGTTGCAAATGAG GTGACGTATCACAGGATGAAAGAGGCATTAGTACAGTTGAGTAAAGGTGTGCATAAGGGTCCTGCTTCTGATTTAATCCCTGTCTTGTTTGGGGAGAGGCAACCAACAGTGTCCAAGAAGGATGTATCTTTCACTTCCATTAATAGAAATCTTGATCACTCTCAG AAAGATGCAATTTCAAAAGCCCTATCGTCGAAGAATGTCTTTTTGCTACATGGACCTCCTGGAACGGGAAAAACTACAACTGTGGTGGAAATTATATTACAAGAAGTGAAACGTGGATCTAAGATTCTCGTTTGTGCTGCCTCAAATATTGCTGTTGACAACATTGTTGAGCGGCTAGTTCCACACAG AGTTAAGCTGGTGAGGATTGGTCATCCTGCACGTTTATTGCCCCAAGTACTGGACAGTGCACTGGATGCTCAG GTACTACAAGGAGATAATAGTGGCCTTGCAAATGACATTCGGAAAGAAATGAAG GTATTGAATGGAAAGCTGCTAAAAACTAAAGAAAAAAATACAAGGAGGGAAATACAGAAGGAACTTAGGACTCTATCTAGAGAAGAGCGGAAAAGGCAGCAGCTTGCTGTTACAGACGTAATTAAAACTGCAGATGTAATATTAACTACTCTGATTGGGGCTTTCACTAAGAAACTTGACCGCACTTCATTTGATTTGGTGATTATCGATGAAGCTGCTCAAGCACTTGAGATAGCATGTTGGATACCTCTGCTAAAG GGTACAAGATGTATCCTTGCAGGAGATCATCTTCAACTTCCTCCAACCATTCAAAGTGTTGAAGCTGAGAAGAAGGGCTTAGGAAGAACCCTCTTCGAACGACTTGCAGAACTGTATGGAGAGGAAGTCACATCTATGCTTGCCGTCCAGTATCGGATGCATCAACTTATCATGGATTGGTCTTCTAAAGAGCTTTACAACAGTAAG GTAAAGGCTCATTCAAGCGTTGCTGCACATATGCTATATGATCTTGAGAATGTGAAGAGGACATCTTCAACTGAACCAACCATTCTTCTCATAGATACAACTGG ATGTGATATGGAAGAAAAGAAAGATGAAGAGGACAGCACCCTTAACGAAGGAGAATCTGAAGTTGCTATGGCTCATGCAAAGCGATTAGTGCAAAGCGGGGTGCTTCCTTCTGATATTGGAATCATTACGCCTTATGCTGCTCAG GTTGTTTTACTCAAGATGTTGAAAAACAAGGAGAACTCGCTGAAGGATATTGAAATCTCAACGGTTGATGGTTTCCAGGGAAGGGAGAAGGAAGCCATTATTATATCAATGGTTCGATCAAATTCAAAAAAGGAG GTGGGCTTTCTGAGTGATCGCAGGCGAATGAATGTGGCCGTGACACGAGCAAGAAGGCAATGCTGTATTGTCTGTGACACTGAGACGGTCAGTAATGATGGATTTCTAAAGCGGTTGGTTGAGTATTTTGAAGAGCATGGAGAATATCAGAGTGCATCTGAGTACCAGAATTAG